The Cylindrospermum stagnale PCC 7417 genome segment TTACCCAATCATCGTCCATTGGGTTTGGAATGCTAACGGCTGGTTAGCCAAAATGAGTTTCCATGACTTTGCAGGTAGTTCTGTCGTTCACAGCGTCGGTGGTTGGACAGCGCTAGTTGGTGCTTATTTACTTGGCCCGCGTCCTGGTCGTCCAGCTTGGGGAATAATCCCACCAGCGCATAATTTGGGTTTAGCGACCTTGGGAACGATGATTCTTTGGTTTGGCTGGTACGGGTTCAACCCAGGTTCTACCCTTGGTACTGGTAATCCAGGCTTAATTGGTTTAGTTACCATTAATACCACCATTGGGGCTGGTGCTGGTGCTATTGCGGCGATACTTTATCAATACTTCCGTTCAGGTAAGTGGGATTTAGTTTATTGTCTGAACGGTTCTCTAGCGGGATTAGTAGGGATTACTGCTGGTTGCGCTTTTATCGCACCTTGGGCTTCAGTGGTAATTGGACTCACTGGTGGGATTTTGGTAGTCTGGGGAATTGATTTTGTGGAATCACTCCACATTGATGACCCAGTGGGAGCCTTCGCCGTTCACGGCATTAATGGCATGATGGGTACGATCGCCATCGGCTTATTTGGTCAGTCAGAACTAACTCTGAACAAAAAAGCTGGGCTATTTTTAGGCGGTGGCTTTGATTTGCTAGGCATTCAACTTTTAGGTATAGTGGCGATCTGCCTTTTCACTATTGCCTTTGCCTTTTTGATGTTCGGTGGACTCAAAGCAATCGGCCACCTGCGTGTAGATCCCGAAGCTGATCGCGTCGGTATCGATGCTTATGAACACGGCGCGACAGTTTGGCCAGATGTCTATGCAGTTGAGCAATTTGTCGAAGAAGAAGAAAAACATCGCTCTCAGAAACCTGGAGTCGGTACCTTTGATAGTGAATAAATCAGGAATGCTTTGAATATTAAAAAATCCACGGTAGTTAAAGTGTGTTGCATAGCTTGTTTCCCACCTTCTACCGGATTTTTTGGCTAAAAAAACAAGATCCCCGACTTCTTTAAGAAGTCGGGGATCTGTGGTATTGGATAAGACAGATGCAAACCTGGAGACTCAGATGAAATCTGAATTTCTTGATTTTTAAGTTTTAATTTTTAATTTTTAATTGGTATTACCAATCACCCGCCTTAGTCTCATCCCAAACTTCCAACTCCAAATCGTGGAGATAAGTCAACCCATTTTGAATTTGGGTTTCTGTTCCTTGTAACTCCAGGTTAAACCAACCATCACCAACAGCATTGGCAGCCAAAAGCGCCGCCGTAATATTCACAGTCAGTCCGTAGTTAGACACCAGGCGAGAAATGACAGGTTCCTGATGATAGTCGTTAGGAACTCTGACCTGAATCCGTTTGCGGATCAGCGTATTGTGATCACTGGCCATATCAAAAATTAACCCCTTGGTTGTGCTATTCAACATCTTTAATGCTGGTTTTGCGTTCGAGAATTTCCTTCAGCACCAAAGTTACGACTGCTAGCAATCCCAACAACACAGCGGCAGAGAAGGCAGCTTCTGTTTCATACTGTTTATAAGCGTCCTCAACAAATAGTGGTAAACTCTGGGTTGTATTAGCAATGTTGCCAGATACCACGGAAACCGCCCCAAATTCACCCATTGCTCTGGCATTGGTCAAGATTATTCCGTAGAGTAAGCCCCAACGGATACTTGGCAGGGTAACGCGCCAAAATATTTGCCAATCGTTTGCACCTAAGGTTTTAGCAGCTTCTTCTTGGTCGCTGCCAAATTCTTCTAACACCGGAATTACTTCCCTGGCAACAAATGGCATACTCACGAATGCTGTAGCCAAGATCATGCCAGGAAAGGCAAAGACAATCTGGATATTATGCTCCTGGAGCCAAGGGCCAAACCACCCCTGCCGCCCATAAAGTAGCACAATCATTAATCCGGCAACAACTGGCGAGATGGAAAAAGGCAGGTCAATAATGCTCAAAACTATAGCGCGTCCGGGGAACTTATGGCGGGCGATGGCCCAAGCTGCACATAATCCAAACACAGTATTTATCGGCACTGCAATCACAGCCAGTATCAGCGTTAGCCAAGCTGCGTGAATAAATTCAGGTCGCGTTAAGTTGGCAAAAAATGGGCCTACTCCCTTGTGGAAAGCTTGGATAAAAACGTTGATAGCAGGGATATATTGAACTAGGGCTAAATAGGCGATCGCAATTCCAATCAAAACCGTCGGTACCCAACTCTGCTGCTGTTTCGCTCTATCTCTGGTCATATCTTCTTGCCCACGCTTGTAAGAAATTAATTGCCAGTAGCAGCACCAAGGAAATTGCTAATAGAACTATACCGATTACAGTTGCACCAGAATAGTCATACTGCTCTAAGCGTTGGAAAATCAGCACAGGTGCGATCAAATCTTGGAAAGGGGTATTAGAAGAGATAATTACCGTCGAACCATACTCCCCAACAGCACGGGAAAAACCCAAGGCCATTCCCGTCAAAATTGTCGGAAATAAAGGCGGTAAAATCACTTTCCAAAAAGTTTGCCATTGAGAAGCACCCAAACACCAGGCAGCTTCTTCAATCTCATGTTCCATTTCCTGAAGTACAGGTTGTACAGTCCGCACCACAAAAGGCAGCGAGATAAATATCATCGCCACTGCTACACCCAAACGGGTAAAGGATACCTTAATTCCCAGTGGTGCCAGCAGTGAACCAATCCAGCCGTTATCGCTGTAAACCGTTGCCAGTGTTAATCCAGCGACCGACGTTGGCAAGGCAAAGGGTAAATCCACTGTGGCATCAATTATCCGTTTGAACGGAAAGTTGTAGCGGACTAAAACCCAAGCTATCAGAGTCCCAAAAACGCCATTGAGCAAAGCCGCACAAATTGAGGTAACAAAAGTGACGTTGTAGGTTGCTAGTGCGATCTCACTGGTAGCGATTTCCCAAAATTTAGTGGGAGGTACTGTACTCGCTTTCAGAAACATGGCAGCGATGGGAACAAATAACATCACTGTCAGATATGCCAGGGTAATCCTCCAAGTCCAGGGAAGCCGAATCAATTGATCTAAGAACGTTTTCCAGACTGGAGTTTTACCGTTAACTTGTATAGAAGGAGATAGACTCATAAACAATTCAAAATTTACGTAAGTTGCCGCTAGGGGCAGGGTATCCCCGCCCATAAAGTTATCAGTTGCTTCTTTTTTCACTGACAACTGACAACTGACCAGTGAGCATTAACTAATTACCGTTTCTTTTGGGCTTGAATCTTGTCAAAAAGAGCACCGTCTGCGAAGAACTGCTTATCCACAGCCTCCCAACCGCCAAAGTCCTGAACCGTACCCAGAGTTTTCACTTTAGGAAATTTATCTGCAACTTCCTTCGTTTGGGCTAAAGTCTGATCCGCAGGTCTGAATCCCAATTTGACAAACTCCTGCTGTGCCTCTGGAGTATAGAGAAATTTGATAAAACCTTCAGCTACTTCACGGTTACCGTGTTTATCGACGTTTTTATCCACCACGGCGATGGGATTATCGATGGAGATATTGACATCAGGAACTACATAATCAACCTTCTCGCCTTTTTGTTGTGCCAGGATAATTTCGTTTTCGTAGTTGATTAGGGCATCCCCTTGACCTTGCTTGGCAAATGTATCCGTGGCTTCGCGAGCATCTTTTGTTAGAATTGGTACATTATTGTAAACCTTGGTCACAAATGCAGTCGCTTTCGCCTCATCTCCCCCAGTTTTAATCACGGAATTCCACAGCGCTAAGAAATTCCACTTAGCAATACCTGATGTTTTGGGATCAGCGGTAATTAGTTTTACTCCGTCTTTCTCCAAATCGGCCCAGGCCTTGATACCTTTGGGGTTACCTGGGCGAGTGATTAGTGCTGCCACAGATCTGGAGACAATGCCATTGTTGGGAACTTCCTTTTCCCATCCTGGCTGAATCAATCCAGCTTTTTCAATCTTTGCTGTGTCTCCCGCCAGTGCCAAGTGGACAACATCTGCTTCCAAACCATCGATCACGGCGCGAGTTTGGGAACCAGACCCTCCATAGCTTTGCTTGAAGGTGACAGTTTGGTTATGGTCTTTCTTCCACTGTGCCACAAATTTAGGAATGATCGCTTCATGCGCTGCCTTGGTGACGGCAAAGGACACGAGGGTTAATTCCACATTCTGTTTATTGTTGGCAACAGGATTAGCCGCAGGGGTTTCGCTGGTAGAATTACTTACGTTTCCCCCAGAACAGGCGGCAAGTGCCACACTCAAGACCGTCCCTACCAAAAAGAGTGATACAAAGCCATTGAGCGAATTTAGCCTGAACCGATTGGTTCTCTGTTCGGCAATAAGTTGCAATCGTTTCAGTTGGCGCTGCCACAAACTCATTCTCTCTTCTCCTCTAAATCTACAGTTCATCGCTGGGAATACAGTATATATAGTTCATGGTAATGGATGATTGCAAGTATCCGATCGCCAATGTCGGCAAAAACCTCACATTTTCGATAGGGAATATGGGGATTGTAGCAGTTTGATGGCGAATTTAAATTGATCTGAGTTCTAACTGTCAACTTATCATCACAATCAGCCAGTGGGTTTTGCTCCTTCAAGAACATCTACCTCCAGAAGATCTTCACGAATGCGATCGCATTTATGAAGAGCTGATTTAACTTTCGTCAGAGAAAATTTGTACCCTTGATTCTCTCGTTAATTTTGTCAATGGGCAGGATCATCAAAACTTTAAGGGTTCTGGAGACGTAAAACCCCATAATTGATATGTTCTTTAAAAAACATCTATCTAAAGAGATATAAAAGGGGATGTTTTATTAGTCTGAAGGTAGATACTTGTAGTCTTACCTATCCTTTATATTCCTTAATGTTGAATTAGCCTTAGATCATCCCAGACAGCAAGTCAGGGCTGTGTGAAAGTTTCTGAAAAATCAAAACTCAGATCGCAAATTATGGTGATTTTGTACGGTGTAGAAATGCCAGACTCAAGCAAATTCTCAGAAGTCTGCGCTCATCAGGACGTGGGCCGATTGCCCATCGCCTCAAGCTTTACTTTACAAACAGCCCATAGTAGATGGCTTGATACTCGTACTGATAGTCCCACTTCTATTAATTCAGACAAGGCTGGATAGTAACCTTACTTTAGCCTGTGATGAAGATCACATAGTCTCAGGGTAACCATCATATCTTGGCTTACTTCTTCCTCTTAGGATGGAATGAACATATTCCTCAAGCTAAATATCAGTAAAATAAATAACAGTATTTATACGGTATTTACTTTTTTTAATAAAACTTAAGATATTGTATCTTAGATGTGTTTTCATTCTGCAAGCCCAAATATCCCAATAGCTTACTTAGTGATAAAAGGTCGAGAATATGACTGAGCAAATACTTATAGAATCGGATAAACTATTTAGTGAATTCAAAAAGTGTTCACAACAGCAATATAATGGTGAATTAAATATCAAAAATTCCCAGGGAAATAAATGGACTTTCTACTATCAACTGGGACAGATAGTTTGGGCAACAGGAGGGACTCATCCTAATCGGCGTTGGCGTAGAAATTTAGCTCAAAATTGTCCTCAAATTGATATTGATCAGGTACAGTTAACCGCCGAAAATATATTAATAGATCACTGGGATTATCAACTCCTGGCAAAATTATATAAAAAACAGCAAATTCAACGGGAACAGATTAAGGCTATTGTGGAAAATACAATAGCTGAACTTTTATTTGATCTAGCTCAACAGGCAAATTCTACCTCTTTGAGTTGCGATGGGCTATGCCCCGCTGTTCGCGAACACCAACAAGAAGTAAGGTTAGAAGCACCAATCAGTTCCGTGTGTGTAAGTGTGGCTCTCAAGCAAATGCAAGACTCCTGGCATAAATGGTCAGAATCTGGGTTAGCAAGTATTTCTCCTGACTTAGCAGTAGTCCTGCGGAAACCAGAGCAACTCCAGCGGCAGGTAAGCCCGGCTGTCTACAAAAACTTTGAGAAGTTCATTAACGGTAAACATAGCCTCAGAGATTTAGCTGTGAAAATGAAGCAGAGTGTATTGCCTGTCACTCGTTCATTGCTGCCCTATAACCACAAAGGAATCACGGAATTTGTAGAAGTATCCGACTTGCCTTTACCAGTCACTAAACTCAAAAACAACTATCAACATACACAACTAAGGACAAGGAATGCTCCACTAATAGCTTGTGTGGATGATAGCCCCCAAGTTTGTAAAATGCTAGAGAGGATTATTGGCTCAAAGGGGCTAAGGTTTATCAATATTCAAGATCCTGTGCAAGCTCTACCAATACTCATTCAGAGTAAGCCAGACTTGATTTTTTTGGATTTAATGATGCCAGTCGTCAACGGATACGAACTCTGCGCTCAGTTACGACGGAGTTCTGTTTTTGTCAATACACCGCTGGTTATTTTAACAGGCAGTGATGGCCTTTTTGATCGAGTTCGGTCTAAGGTATATGGTGCTACGGACTTTATCACCAAACCAGTAGAAACCGATAAGGTAATGGGGATAGTGAATAAGTATTTACAGACTGACTCAACAGTCAATCACACATATAATCTGGCACTTTCTTATTAAGAAACTTGTCAGCATCAACAAAAATACATTTGTTCTCACCCAGGTAAAGTAGAGTTTTTCTTGTGTACCTACAAACCTGTTTTACCCAAATTTCAGGGGCCAACCATCTTGAAATACTAGTAGTTCTCCTGGTTGGATTGGCGTCCAAACTTCGTTATCCGTGAGGGGGGTGGTAGCGATCACGGCGACGCGATCGCTTTGTGAAGTCAATTCCCGAAAATCTACAGTCATATCTTGGTCAATCAAGTGAGCAGCAGCAAAGGGGGCTTGACGCACAATGTAGCTGAGTTTGGTTGAGCAATGGGCAAAAAAGTGTTCCCCATCCGACAGCAAGTAGTTAAAGACGCCTATTGATGCCAGATTTTCTGTGACTTTAAGTAGCACCGGGTATAGTTCCTCTAGAGGAGGCTTACCTTCAGGAAAGCGTTGTCTTAAGGTTTCTAGCATCAAGCAAAATGCTTTCTCACTATCGGTGTTACCCACGGCTCGAAAAAAGCCCTTGTTTTCTGGATGAAAATTTGGCAAGTTTCCGTTGTGAGCAAATACCCAATAATGTCCCCACAGTTCTCTACGGAAAGGATGACAGTTTTGTAGGGTAATTTCTCCTTGGGTAGCTTTGCGGATATGAGCAATCACATGGGTAGAGTGGATGGGATAGCTCCGCACTAACTCGGCCACGGGAGAAGCTATGGAGGGTTTGGCATCTATAAAAATCCGACACCCTTTACCTTCAAAGAAAGCAATACCCCAACCATCGCGATGATCATCGGTTTTTCCTCCCCGTGCAGAAAACCCTTCAAAGGAAAAGCAAATATCCGTGGGTACATTGCAATTCATTCCCAGCAGTTGGCACATCGATGTTGCATCTCTGAATTTTAAATTAATGCCTGAAAATCAGGATACTTCAGAATGCCACATCTATTTTGGTGCGTAAGTGTAGCCCGTCACAGGCATCGCTGCAATCTTCAAAATTTAGCTGAAACAAAAAGAAGCCTCTCACCTACCCGTTCGCGTAGCGTCTCGCAGAGAAGGGAGGTGATGAGATGAATTTTTGGGTGATGAGGAATTGACCTCTAACCAATTCAATCCGCAGGATTGAGAAGGCAGGGGGTCGATGAGGAATCACCATTTTCTTTTTTTAAGGGAGTTTATAAAATCTTCAATAATCCGAGTCATCGTGGCATCTTTTTGTTGAACAGAATATAAGCGTAGCTTATTGACTCTGCGTTCCGATGTTCTTAAATTTAACGTTTTGTTTTTCCTAAATCTCAGTACAATGACGTTACGGGTAAACGAACTGAGAGATTTCCCGCAGTTCCCACCATCCAACCTTGGTGATAAAAGTGACGGGCAGTAGTGATTAATTCTAAACGGCGATCGCTTAAACTTTGGTGAGTCATCTCCACGATTTCGCTAAATGATCGCGTACTTCCTCAAAATTATTCCAGAGAATGTAGGGTTTTTGATGTTCATCTAGATGCTTGGCCAAGCGATCGCGTGCAAAGACAATAGAAGCATGAATTGCCATATTTAAGTCGGTGATCGAGTCACCAATCGCGATCGTCTGTTCAGCAGCATATTCTGCCATTACCTGCACCTTGGCAATTAGTTCTGTATCACCCTCATAATCAGACAGCACTTTTAAATGCGTTCCACTGGTATCTACATCGGCTGCATGGATAGCATGAACCCGCTGCATTAGCTGACCCAAGACCACTTCCACCATCCCCCGCAAACCCCCAGAAACAATCACCAAGGGTACTTTTTGAGAATCTAGAAAATCTAGCAGTTCTACAAATCCAGGACGGATTGGTTGGGGTTGAGTAAAATCCAAAATTTCGGGATAGCGTGAAGAGGGGATTGATTCCAGAATTTTTCTGACACCCTCTCGTAGTGTCATCTGTCGCGTATACATTTGGGGAAGTAATTGTGCAGACAGTTCCGGGGCAAACTTTTTCAAAACTGCCACAAAGCTTTCTTCAACTGTGATTGTGCCATCAAAGTCGCAAAAAACAATCCGCTTCACATCCGATATAGATATCATATTAGGTCACAGCCTGACGAGTGCGAATCTGCTATATAAATCCTAGACAAGTCTAGACATTTACTTCTTACTTCAACGGGAGCCCCATCTAATAGTAGGTAATTTTATTGATTTACCACCTACAGTAACTAAATTGGAGGCGATTGCCTTTGTGTAGTTGAGTCACGCGGCGTTGTCCTTCTGAGTCCATTCGGGCATAAGCTTTTTGGGCAGTGGCGATCGCATCCTCATCAGGGTATGGTGGGGGTGCTTCAGTAGTCCTGAGTATATCTAGCAGGTAAATTAATAATTTGGGCTTTTTTTGAGTAATAGCATCGGAATTAAGGTCAAATAAGATTTATATTGGCTATAAAATATACCACTAGATGATGCACTAGAAGCTCAGGGGTGGTTAATCGCTGCCAATGACTAAGTCATCTTCATCTCTGAAGCATTAGCCTTATTACTCCATAGTTCCTAGCAAAACTCCCCCAAGTGTAATGATTAACAAATCCCCTAAGAAGCTGGCATTGTCCTGGATGCAGCTGAGTATATTTGTATTGTTTAGCAGTATTACTTCTAGACCTCTGAAAGCGCAGACTATAGAGACTGGACAACTAGCAAACGACAATGCTGTGCTTTCTCAACAACTCCCACCATCGCAGGATGTACAACCATCCTCACCTCCTTCATTTCCTACACCCCAATTACTTCCGCCACCAGCAGAATTACTTCCATCCTCTGAGCCAACTGCCGCACCTAATGAAAATTTTCCTGCTAATACGACCGCAACTATCATTGTTGAACGTTTTGAAGTTGTTGGCAGTACAGTCTTTAGTCCTGAAGAGTTGGCTGAAGCAACTAAAGACTTGATCAAAAAACCAATCTCTGTGGCTGAAGTATTTCAGGCTCGTTCTAAAATCACCGAGCTATATATTAAGCGTGGTTACATTACTTCTGGTGCTTATCTTCCACCTCAAACCATCCAGTCTGGTGTGGTGAAAATTCAAGTGGTCGAAGGTAAATTAGAAGATATCCAGGTAGGTTATCTGAAAGATAGTACTCGGCGACTCAACCCCAATTATGTACGCAGTCGCCTAGCGATCGCCACCACGGCACCTCTAAATCGGGAGCGGCTGCTAGAAGCGCTGCAATTACTGCAACTCAATCCTTTGATTCAAAATGTGTCTGCTGAACTCTCAGCTGGGTCGCGTCCCGGTGCGAGTGTGCTACAAGTCAAGATCAGGGAAGCAAAAACTTTCAATACCCAAGTAGTTTTGGATAATGGGCGATCGCCTAGCGTTGGTAGTTTGCGACGCCGATTAAATGTGTCTGAAGCCAACTTACTGGGATTGGGAGATGGTTTGAGTGTAGGGTACACCAATACTGATGGTAGCAACGCCTTTGAAGCAAATTACACAATACCAGTTAATCCACATAACGGGACGCTGACTTTTAACTTTGGCACTGCATCCAGCAATGTGATTGAAAGCCCTTTTGACGACTTAGATATTCAATCAAGTTCTAATTACTACGAGCTGACATTTCGCCAGCCTCTATTTCAAACTCCCAAGCAAGAATTTGCCCTTGGTTTGACGGCTTCGAGAACTGAAACTGAAGCTACTTATATCAAAGGAGAACGACTGCCTTTTCCTTCTCTGGGAGCGGATAACGAAGGACGCACAAAGTTATCTGTGTTGCGATTTTTTCAAGAATGGACTGCTCGCAACAGCCGTGAAGTGCTCGCCTTGCGATCGCAATTTAACTTAGGCACTGGTGCGTTTAATGCGACCTATCATGAAGATGCTCCTGATGGACGCTTTTTTGCTTGGCGGGGACAAGGGCAGTGGGCACGCTTGTTGGCTCCTGAAACCTTGCTGTTACTACGTGCAAATACACAATTAACATCCAGAACACTTGTGCCTATAGAGCAGTTTGGCTTAGGTGGTCAGGAGAATGTTCGCGGCTACCGTCAAGATTATTTGTTGTCAGATAATGGCGCATTTGCTTCTGCTGAAGTGCAAGTGCCGATTTTCCGCTTACCGAAAAAGGAAGGTATATTACACGTGCTCCCCTTTGCTGATTTTGGCATCGCCTGGAATACTGGTAGAGATGATCCTGACCCTAGTACTCTAGCTGCTGTTGGTCTGGGTTTGCGCTGGACACAAGGCGATCGCTTTACAGCTCGTCTTGACTGGGGAATTCCTTTATTACCTGTGGAATCCCAGAACAACACATGGCAAGAAAATGGGCTACATTTTTCTTTACAATACAATCCTTTATAAACTATTTTTAATTTTTAATTCCCCCAACGCGAGTTGACGCCTGGGAGTGGATATCTTCACCGACAGTCACATTTAATTGATCGCCTACAAGGAGAACAAAGGCACTCATCCACAGCCACAGCATTAAAACTATCACAGTCCCCACGGCACCATAGACTTTGTTATAGTTGCCGAAATTTGAGACGTACAGCCGAAATAGAGCCGAAAGAATCGCCCAGAAAATAGCTGCTAAAACGGCTCCTGGCATCATCGGCCTACCTGGGTTCCAGACGCTGGGTCCATAGCGATAGATGAAGCCAAAGGCAGCAGCCACCATACCTAAAGCTAAAGGCCAAAGCAACAGCTGCCAAAGATGCAATAAAAAGACCAAAGAAGCATTTTTCTGCACCACCATTCCTAATAGTAGGTCGCTGATAAATACTAAGAAAGAAGCCAGCATTAGCAGCAAGATGGTACCAATTGTTAATCCGAGGGAGATGAGTTTTGCTTTCCAAAATGGGCGCGTATGTTGGGGGGAAATTTGATGAATTTGATCAAATGCAGTCATCGCCGTACTGATAGCCCCTGAAGCTGTCCAAATGGCAAGTACAAAACTGAGAGAAAACAAACCACTATTTTTGGAATTAGTAATTTCTGTGGTTGCAAAATCACTAATCAGACGCAGAACTTCTTCTGGAGCGATTTGACTCAGTTGCACTGCCATTTTTCTAAAGGTGTCTTGCAAGGATTCTGCCAATAAGCCAATAGCTGTGAGCAGGGCAAGAATTGCTGGAAACAGCGACAATATGGCATTAAAGGCAATTTCTGAGGCCAGCCCCAAAAGTCGTCTTTCCATTGTCTTGGTAAAAGTTTTTTTGAGGGTGCGCCAATTGAGGTGGCGAAAGAAGCTGATAAAGCGGCGGTGAGCCATGATTTTAGTTATAGCTGATTAGTTACCTTAACTGTGCCAGATATTACGTGGCATTTGCATCTATTAATAGAAAAATGGGAAGTGTAGAAAAAAATTATAAACAATCTTCTGAAGATATTTACAATGTACAAGATTAAGTAAATTTATCTGAGATCATGGCAGTTTGGGAGTAAGAACGCTGGAGTTTCAGGAAACTTTTGTTAATTTTTTTGAAAAATCCTTTCAACCAATAGTAGACATGATTCTCAAGATAGAACTTCCAGGAGAGAATCATAAATTTAATGAAAAAGAACTTCCAAGGCGTCATTTTCCACAAATGATTATTTGTAAACTTATACTAAGTATATGAGCTAACCCCATACACTGGGTTACAAGCGAGAGGAAAGGGCTAAAATTTTTACCTAAGCCAAGATTTGATAGCTGAAAAAGCTTTTTGATTGAGGAGCGCCACTTTCGGTTAGACTGTGTTATTTAATACCTATTTACTACAATTAACCAAAATAATGACGGACAATATTGATAAATCTACACATTTAACACAACAGTGGCTAGCGGAAATTAACGCTCTTAAACAGCAGATGGTGCAGCTTCAGGGTGAGCGTGATCAGGCTTGGGAAAGTTCGCAAAAATGGCGTAAACTCTTTAACACAGAAGCAGAGCAACGGCGCACAGATGCCCAAATGTCCCAACAGGCGATCGCATCTCTGAAAGCAGAACTACATAAATTCCAGGGGATTGACGCCAAAACACTCCCCGACGCCGCAACAGCGATCGCCATTCAACAAGAAATAGCGCAAATAAAATCTGTCGAGGAATTGAAAACTAAATTCATCGCCCTTGTGAAAGAACGCGATCGCCTGTTGCAAGCGTTGAAACTTGAACAAGACAACCACGCCCAAACCCGTAAAAGCCTCACCACCGCCTTGGGTGATGCCATCGACAGCTTGGCACGAGAGCGGGGTGCTGCTTTCAAAGAAACAAAGGAAACTCCTTAATTTTGAATGAAAGAATTTTGAATTGTTAAAATCCCATTGCCTCAGCTACTGCTTTGAGTTCTGCGGGGATACCCTGTTTAAATTGACTATGACTATGTTTAATCGCTGTATCCGGGTCTTTGAGACCATTGCCGGTGAGAATACAAACCACTGTTGCACCAGTCGGAACTTGGTCTTTAACCTGCAATAGCCCTGCGACAGAAGCAGCACTGGCAGGTTCACAAAAAATCCCTTCTGATGATGCCAAAAGTCGATAAGCATCGAGAATTTCTTCATCAGTCACAGCCTTGAAGCTTCCTTGACTAGCTGATTGAGCGGCGATCGCTTTTTCCCAGCTAGCCGGATTGCCAATGCGAATCGCTGTAGCTAAAGTTTCTGGATGGGCCACTGGCTGACCATGTACTAACGGGGCTGCACCGGCTGCTTGGAAACCCATCATCCGGGGTAAGCGATCGCACTTTCCTGCTTGATGATATTGACAAAAACCCATCCAATATGCTGTGATATTACCCGCATTACCTACGGGGATGCACAGCCAATCTGGGGCGTCACCCAAAGCATCCACAATTTCAAATGCTCCGGTTTTCTGCCCTTCTAAGCGGTAGGGATTCACCGAATTGACCAAAGTGATCGGATAACTTTCGGCCATTTCGCGGACAATTTCCAGCGCTTGGTCAAAATTTCCTTTAATAGCCAGCACCTCTGCCCCATAAAGTAGAGCCTGGGCTAATTTACCCAGGGCCACATAACCATCGGGA includes the following:
- a CDS encoding ammonium transporter; translated protein: MNKRIRPWHRLLALAIGSMVFAVCAPTVVQAADPPTLNSLAETTTKLQISIDTTWVLLTGFLVFFMQTGFSMLEAGLLRQRGVVNALLENFIDAAVTILVWWGVGFGIAFGTSAGGFFGTDTFFLSQLPVDGVFPMGTVPGIPSQLNAYTLFFFQFAFAATASTITTGSMAGRTDFVGDLIYSAVMGGISYPIIVHWVWNANGWLAKMSFHDFAGSSVVHSVGGWTALVGAYLLGPRPGRPAWGIIPPAHNLGLATLGTMILWFGWYGFNPGSTLGTGNPGLIGLVTINTTIGAGAGAIAAILYQYFRSGKWDLVYCLNGSLAGLVGITAGCAFIAPWASVVIGLTGGILVVWGIDFVESLHIDDPVGAFAVHGINGMMGTIAIGLFGQSELTLNKKAGLFLGGGFDLLGIQLLGIVAICLFTIAFAFLMFGGLKAIGHLRVDPEADRVGIDAYEHGATVWPDVYAVEQFVEEEEKHRSQKPGVGTFDSE
- a CDS encoding NIL domain-containing protein, with the protein product MASDHNTLIRKRIQVRVPNDYHQEPVISRLVSNYGLTVNITAALLAANAVGDGWFNLELQGTETQIQNGLTYLHDLELEVWDETKAGDW
- the cysW gene encoding sulfate ABC transporter permease subunit CysW, which encodes MTRDRAKQQQSWVPTVLIGIAIAYLALVQYIPAINVFIQAFHKGVGPFFANLTRPEFIHAAWLTLILAVIAVPINTVFGLCAAWAIARHKFPGRAIVLSIIDLPFSISPVVAGLMIVLLYGRQGWFGPWLQEHNIQIVFAFPGMILATAFVSMPFVAREVIPVLEEFGSDQEEAAKTLGANDWQIFWRVTLPSIRWGLLYGIILTNARAMGEFGAVSVVSGNIANTTQSLPLFVEDAYKQYETEAAFSAAVLLGLLAVVTLVLKEILERKTSIKDVE
- the cysT gene encoding sulfate ABC transporter permease subunit CysT, whose amino-acid sequence is MSLSPSIQVNGKTPVWKTFLDQLIRLPWTWRITLAYLTVMLFVPIAAMFLKASTVPPTKFWEIATSEIALATYNVTFVTSICAALLNGVFGTLIAWVLVRYNFPFKRIIDATVDLPFALPTSVAGLTLATVYSDNGWIGSLLAPLGIKVSFTRLGVAVAMIFISLPFVVRTVQPVLQEMEHEIEEAAWCLGASQWQTFWKVILPPLFPTILTGMALGFSRAVGEYGSTVIISSNTPFQDLIAPVLIFQRLEQYDYSGATVIGIVLLAISLVLLLAINFLQAWARRYDQR
- a CDS encoding sulfate ABC transporter substrate-binding protein, with amino-acid sequence MSLWQRQLKRLQLIAEQRTNRFRLNSLNGFVSLFLVGTVLSVALAACSGGNVSNSTSETPAANPVANNKQNVELTLVSFAVTKAAHEAIIPKFVAQWKKDHNQTVTFKQSYGGSGSQTRAVIDGLEADVVHLALAGDTAKIEKAGLIQPGWEKEVPNNGIVSRSVAALITRPGNPKGIKAWADLEKDGVKLITADPKTSGIAKWNFLALWNSVIKTGGDEAKATAFVTKVYNNVPILTKDAREATDTFAKQGQGDALINYENEIILAQQKGEKVDYVVPDVNISIDNPIAVVDKNVDKHGNREVAEGFIKFLYTPEAQQEFVKLGFRPADQTLAQTKEVADKFPKVKTLGTVQDFGGWEAVDKQFFADGALFDKIQAQKKR
- a CDS encoding response regulator, which gives rise to MTEQILIESDKLFSEFKKCSQQQYNGELNIKNSQGNKWTFYYQLGQIVWATGGTHPNRRWRRNLAQNCPQIDIDQVQLTAENILIDHWDYQLLAKLYKKQQIQREQIKAIVENTIAELLFDLAQQANSTSLSCDGLCPAVREHQQEVRLEAPISSVCVSVALKQMQDSWHKWSESGLASISPDLAVVLRKPEQLQRQVSPAVYKNFEKFINGKHSLRDLAVKMKQSVLPVTRSLLPYNHKGITEFVEVSDLPLPVTKLKNNYQHTQLRTRNAPLIACVDDSPQVCKMLERIIGSKGLRFINIQDPVQALPILIQSKPDLIFLDLMMPVVNGYELCAQLRRSSVFVNTPLVILTGSDGLFDRVRSKVYGATDFITKPVETDKVMGIVNKYLQTDSTVNHTYNLALSY